Proteins from a genomic interval of Chionomys nivalis chromosome 7, mChiNiv1.1, whole genome shotgun sequence:
- the Carhsp1 gene encoding calcium-regulated heat-stable protein 1 isoform X2, translating into MSSEPPPPPLQPPTHQTSVGLLDTPRARDRSPSPLRGNVVPSPLPTRRTRTFSATVRASQGPVYKGVCKCFCRSKGHGFITPADGGPDIFLHISDVEGEYVPVEGDEVTYKMCSIPPKNEKLQAVEVVITHLAPGTKHETWSGHVISS; encoded by the exons ATGTCATCTGAGCCTCCCCCGCCGCCATTGCAGCCCCCGACACATCAGACTTCTGTTGGGCTACTGGACACTCCTCGGGCCCGGGATCGCTCTCCATCCCCGCTGCGAGGCAATGTGGTCCCTAGCCCTCTGCCCACCCGCAGGACAAGAACTTTCTCGGC GACGGTGCGGGCTTCACAAGGCCCTGTCTACAAAGGAGTCTGTAAATGCTTCTGCCGGTCCAAGGGCCACGGCTTCATCACCCCAGCTGATGGTGGTCCTGACATCTTCCTACACATCTCTGA TGTGGAAGGGGAATATGTTCCCGTGGAAGGCGACGAGGTCACCTATAAGATGTGCTCTATCCCGCCCAAGAATGAGAAACTGCAGGCTGTAGAGGTGGTCATCACCCACCTGGCACCAGGCACCAAGCATGAGACCTGGTCCGGGCATGTCATCAGCTCCTAG
- the Carhsp1 gene encoding calcium-regulated heat-stable protein 1 isoform X1, with protein MNLAIFWNPDPVQFACAGSAMSSEPPPPPLQPPTHQTSVGLLDTPRARDRSPSPLRGNVVPSPLPTRRTRTFSATVRASQGPVYKGVCKCFCRSKGHGFITPADGGPDIFLHISDVEGEYVPVEGDEVTYKMCSIPPKNEKLQAVEVVITHLAPGTKHETWSGHVISS; from the exons ATGAACCTTGCAATCTTCTGGAACCCTGACCCTGTGCAGTTTGCTTGTGCTGG GTCAGCCATGTCATCTGAGCCTCCCCCGCCGCCATTGCAGCCCCCGACACATCAGACTTCTGTTGGGCTACTGGACACTCCTCGGGCCCGGGATCGCTCTCCATCCCCGCTGCGAGGCAATGTGGTCCCTAGCCCTCTGCCCACCCGCAGGACAAGAACTTTCTCGGC GACGGTGCGGGCTTCACAAGGCCCTGTCTACAAAGGAGTCTGTAAATGCTTCTGCCGGTCCAAGGGCCACGGCTTCATCACCCCAGCTGATGGTGGTCCTGACATCTTCCTACACATCTCTGA TGTGGAAGGGGAATATGTTCCCGTGGAAGGCGACGAGGTCACCTATAAGATGTGCTCTATCCCGCCCAAGAATGAGAAACTGCAGGCTGTAGAGGTGGTCATCACCCACCTGGCACCAGGCACCAAGCATGAGACCTGGTCCGGGCATGTCATCAGCTCCTAG
- the Litafd gene encoding lITAF domain-containing protein, with product MPMQTVCPYCGKHIITVTTPVPGILSWLLCGGLFIFGGFLGCCFLPFFVRSLMDVSHSCPVCQQELFHHHRLKLAL from the exons ATGCCAATGCAGACTGTATGTCCCTACTGTGGGAAACACATCATCACGGTGACAACCCCTGTCCCAGGCATCCTCTCCTGGCTGCTATGCGGTGGCCTCTTTATATTTGG GGGCTTCCTGGGCTGCTGCTTCCTCCCCTTCTTTGTGAGGAGCCTCATGGACGTGAGTCACTCCTGTCCCGTGTGCCAGCAGGAACTCTTCCACCACCATCGCCTGAAACTTGCACTATAA